From the genome of Uranotaenia lowii strain MFRU-FL chromosome 1, ASM2978415v1, whole genome shotgun sequence, one region includes:
- the LOC129739898 gene encoding uncharacterized protein LOC129739898, producing MRSLVLLLVSTFCLAKFVKSYGVSEHRVDFIKTVNGHEYNYHYHDGSAPRFEKHIKRSHRQPTPAAPLPIFQHPALVLPQQSKQPQLLVKPVATNRPSPYKQPYHSKFFLSSANHEQIYANEFDALPGGNGIYSSSDNKLHSIHGNQPKNPMRAIVVPDDDDDDDYEDEDETPVRRPEVRLGSPKTNTGFYSTPNSLQNLQIGHKFQHVKIPVQTHQNIKSVSGSDESNYVPRAGSFFSNVSNPATLPGFHYIAGGFSYYNRHLSPKKEKPSETSSYVTPDFLTTRKPFTTTESYQRPDFLKVYKPYVTPDFLTTRKPTIPTLFPTTARPPTSPTSPATPAPPSKYFIQQRPTKHPVPPPRPYLAPELTTTVRSYVAPTILQEQKQQLKLHEQALNAQRTRPQSGDALSRVTAANGASRFRYLAPASESTPVAQKQSELYEPEFDIDIRIDLSSDAA from the exons AGCACATTTTGCCTGGCAAAGTTTGTCAAATCTTACGGCGTTTCGGAGCATCGCGTTGACTTCATCAAAACCGTGAATGGTCATGAATACAATTATCA TTACCATGACGGCTCAGCTCCCCGATTTGAAAAACACATCAAACGATCCCACCGACAGCCTACGCCCGCTGCTCCTTTGCCCATCTTCCAGCACCCTGCGTTGGTCCTTCCGCAGCAAAGTAAACAGCCACAGCTATTGGTGAAGCCCGTGGCCACTAATCGGCCATCGCCTTACAAGCAACCCTATCACAGCAAATTCTTTCTCTCGTCGGCAAACCATGAACAGATCTATGCCAACGAATTCGACGCCCTGCCGGGAGGAAACGGAATTTACTCTTCCTCCGATAATAAGCTGCACTCGATCCACGGGAATCAGCCGAAGAATCCAATGCGAGCGATTGTGGTtcccgatgatgatgatgatgacgactaCGAGGACGAAGATGAAACACCTGTGAGAAGGCCCGAAGTTCGCCTCGGATCTCCGAAAACTAACACCGGATTCTACAGTACTCCCAATTCGCTACAAAACTTGCAAATAGGACACAAGTTTCAGCACGTTAAAATTCCCGTTCAGACGCATCAGAACATCAAAAGCGTTTCCGGATCGGATGAATCCAACTACGTACCCCGAGCTGGCAGTTTCTTCTCCAACGTCAGCAATCCAGCGACGCTACCCGGATTCCACTACATTGCTGGAGGATTTTCCTACTACAACAGACATCTGAGTCCGAAGAAAGAAAAGCCTTCGGAAACCTCCTCGTATGTGACTCCTGACTTCCTGACCACGAGGAAACCCTTCACGACTACCGAGTCCTACCAGAGGCCAGACTTCCTGAAAGTCTACAAACCTTACGTGACCCCAGACTTCCTAACAACTAGGAAACCTACAATTCCAACCCTATTCCCTACAACCGCAAGACCCCCGACCTCTCCAACGTCACCTGCAACTCCTGCACCTCCCTCGAAATACTTCATCCAACAACGGCCCACGAAGCACCCGGTACCTCCCCCGAGACCTTACCTGGCTCCGGAACTCACAACAACAGTGCGATCCTACGTCGCTCCAACCATTCTGCAGGAACAGAAACAACAGCTCAAGCTCCACGAACAGGCTCTCAACGCCCAAAGGACGAGGCCACAATCGGGCGATGCCCTGTCGAGAGTGACCGCAGCCAACGGTGCCAGCCGCTTCCGATATCTAGCACCTGCCAGCGAATCCACTCCGGTCGCCCAGAAGCAGAGCGAGCTCTACGAACCGGAGTTCGATATCGACATCCGGATCGATTTGTCCTCGGATGCGGCCTAA